A genomic window from Polyangiaceae bacterium includes:
- a CDS encoding MBL fold metallo-hydrolase, which produces MSMKIRFWGVRGSIAAPGPATAGVGGNTSCVEITCGAERIILDAGTGLRALGDELVRQGSVNATLLLSHHHWDHIQGLPFFVPIYLPHAELTVIGPAAERCSMHDVLEHQMQSPVFPVRLDQVPSKLSTQEVFPGQVFELGDCRVEVAKLNHPGGSLAYRIDYDGSSVVYATDTEHYSCVDPTLATLAQGADVLIYDSQYTPAEYSGQRGPSKVGWGHSTYEAGAALAERAGVGKYLLFHHDPKRCDDEVLELERRARALFAESHAAREGMTLELPRARGVAA; this is translated from the coding sequence ATGAGCATGAAGATTCGGTTTTGGGGCGTTCGAGGCAGCATTGCGGCGCCGGGTCCGGCGACGGCCGGCGTAGGTGGCAACACCAGCTGCGTGGAGATCACGTGCGGCGCCGAGCGCATCATTCTCGACGCGGGCACCGGCCTGCGCGCCTTGGGTGACGAGCTCGTGCGGCAAGGCAGCGTGAACGCCACGCTGCTGCTCAGCCACCACCACTGGGATCACATCCAGGGCCTGCCCTTCTTCGTTCCCATCTACCTGCCTCACGCAGAGTTGACGGTGATCGGGCCCGCGGCAGAGCGCTGCTCGATGCACGACGTGCTCGAGCATCAGATGCAGAGTCCGGTGTTTCCCGTGCGCTTGGACCAGGTGCCGAGCAAGCTCAGCACCCAGGAGGTGTTTCCCGGCCAAGTCTTCGAGCTGGGCGACTGTCGCGTGGAGGTCGCCAAGCTCAACCACCCGGGCGGTAGCTTGGCGTACCGCATCGACTACGACGGCAGCAGCGTGGTGTACGCCACGGACACGGAGCACTACTCCTGCGTCGACCCCACGCTGGCGACCTTGGCCCAGGGCGCCGACGTCCTGATCTACGACTCGCAGTACACGCCGGCTGAGTACAGCGGCCAGCGCGGTCCCTCCAAGGTGGGCTGGGGACACTCGACCTACGAAGCGGGTGCTGCGCTGGCAGAGCGCGCGGGTGTCGGCAAGTACCTGCTCTTCCACCACGATCCCAAACGCTGTGACGACGAGGTGCTCGAGCTGGAGCGGCGCGCCCGCGCGCTCTTCGCCGAGTCCCACGCCGCTCGTGAGGGCATGACCCTCGAGCTACCGCGAGCTCGCGGCGTGGCGGCATGA
- a CDS encoding sigma-54-dependent Fis family transcriptional regulator, protein MSRLSLLVDLASLLSREVDLDALLGSACERLADALAADRASIWLIDADAQQLVTRVALLPELSELRQPLDAGIAGYVARTGKAVRVDDALHDPRFDPSADRVTGYTTRSMLVVPIREHDVAPLRGVVQLLNKRGGPFDAEDERYLDALAVQLARALALTTLRAEDESEPGVTLRGPFNRIIGRSAAMTQVYERIVLSAQTDANVLFSGETGTGKGLFARAVHVNSARQAGPFVVVDCTTLPRELVESELFGHERGAFTGADRRVRGKVELAEGGTLFLDEIGELPMEMQGKLLRFLQERVFERVGGRETLSADVRILCATHRDLKALVKQGAFREDLYYRVRVVEIPVPPLRDRGGDEIEILARHFAERFAERYRRPLPTLSPAILERLRGHSWPGNVRELEHWVESAVVLSPEGHVADELLPASSVPRGPSTRTDGVFVPDGVTLDEATRLVIDRAVALCDGNKTEAARRLGIGRNTIGRLKKRH, encoded by the coding sequence ATGTCCCGCCTGTCCCTCTTGGTCGATCTCGCTTCGCTCCTGTCCCGGGAGGTCGACCTGGATGCGCTGCTCGGTTCGGCGTGCGAACGCCTCGCCGATGCTCTCGCGGCGGACCGCGCCAGCATCTGGCTGATCGATGCGGACGCGCAGCAGTTGGTCACGCGCGTGGCGCTCCTGCCCGAGCTGAGCGAGCTGCGTCAACCCTTGGACGCTGGCATCGCGGGCTATGTCGCGCGCACAGGAAAGGCCGTACGCGTCGACGACGCGTTGCACGATCCGCGCTTCGACCCGAGCGCCGATCGCGTGACGGGCTACACCACGCGCTCGATGCTCGTGGTGCCCATTCGCGAGCACGACGTAGCGCCTCTGCGCGGCGTGGTCCAGTTGCTGAACAAGCGCGGCGGCCCCTTCGACGCTGAAGACGAACGCTACTTGGACGCGCTGGCGGTGCAGCTCGCGCGCGCGCTTGCGCTGACCACTCTGCGGGCTGAAGACGAATCGGAACCGGGCGTGACCCTGCGCGGTCCCTTCAATCGCATCATCGGGCGCAGCGCCGCGATGACGCAGGTATACGAGCGCATCGTCCTGTCTGCGCAAACGGACGCGAATGTGCTTTTCAGCGGCGAGACCGGCACCGGCAAGGGGCTCTTCGCGCGCGCCGTGCACGTCAACTCCGCACGCCAAGCCGGGCCCTTCGTGGTGGTGGACTGCACGACGCTGCCGCGCGAGCTGGTGGAGAGCGAGCTCTTCGGACACGAACGCGGTGCGTTCACCGGCGCCGACCGCCGCGTGCGTGGCAAGGTGGAGCTGGCCGAGGGCGGAACGCTCTTCCTCGATGAAATCGGGGAGCTGCCCATGGAGATGCAGGGAAAGCTCTTGCGCTTCTTGCAAGAGCGCGTCTTCGAGCGCGTGGGCGGACGCGAGACGCTGTCGGCAGACGTACGAATTCTGTGCGCGACGCATCGCGACCTGAAGGCGCTGGTGAAGCAAGGGGCTTTTCGCGAAGACCTCTACTACCGCGTGCGCGTGGTGGAGATCCCGGTGCCACCGCTGCGCGATCGCGGCGGCGACGAGATCGAGATCTTGGCCCGTCACTTCGCCGAGCGTTTTGCGGAGCGCTACCGCCGTCCGCTGCCCACGCTGTCGCCTGCGATCCTCGAACGCCTACGCGGTCATTCCTGGCCCGGCAACGTGCGCGAACTGGAGCACTGGGTGGAAAGTGCCGTCGTGCTCTCCCCGGAAGGCCATGTGGCTGACGAGCTGTTGCCCGCCTCGTCCGTGCCGCGAGGGCCGAGCACGCGCACGGATGGCGTGTTCGTGCCCGATGGCGTGACCTTGGACGAAGCGACGCGCTTGGTGATCGACCGTGCCGTTGCACTCTGCGATGGCAACAAGACCGAGGCCGCGCGCCGACTCGGCATCGGACGCAACACCATCGGGCGACTGAAGAAGCGACACTAG
- a CDS encoding sigma 54-interacting transcriptional regulator translates to MSEGPTRARPVPTIVRYAKTRVSVTRGPNLGLVHESAGLPIRIGTASENEIVLTDDTVSRRHAELEPTPLGMRVRDIASTNGILLGGVRIRDAFVPGDFQIALGETWLAINWLQETVGRVQVSLDRFGDVLGRAPRMRELFADLDRIAATDVTLLIEGETGTGKDLVAEAVHAESSRGGAPFVVFDCGAVASSVIESELFGHERGAFTGAHGTHVGVFEQAAGGTLFLDEIGELPLELQPKLLRVLEKREIRRVGGRATIGVDVRIIAATNRNLRAEVEKGSFRQDLYFRLAQGHVAVPPLRDRMEDLELLVEHFLGMERPPKQLVDVQPDVWEMFRAHRWPGNVRELKNAVQRLTIMPERPLAAAVVSEAPMTRTKWVDEDSAMPLRLARRQASDDFEREYLEQILARTEGNVTRAAAIAEVSRQMMQKLMRKHGLGEGR, encoded by the coding sequence ATGAGTGAAGGGCCGACCCGCGCGCGCCCGGTGCCCACCATCGTTCGCTACGCGAAGACGCGTGTGAGCGTGACCCGAGGCCCGAACCTGGGCTTGGTGCACGAAAGCGCGGGCCTGCCCATTCGCATCGGGACCGCGTCGGAGAACGAGATCGTGCTCACGGACGACACCGTGAGCCGGCGTCACGCGGAACTCGAGCCCACTCCGCTGGGAATGCGAGTTCGGGACATCGCCTCCACCAACGGCATTCTGCTCGGCGGCGTGCGCATTCGCGACGCCTTCGTCCCCGGCGACTTTCAGATCGCTCTTGGCGAAACGTGGCTGGCGATCAACTGGTTGCAGGAGACCGTGGGGCGAGTGCAGGTTTCCCTGGACCGCTTTGGCGACGTCCTGGGGCGCGCCCCGCGCATGCGCGAGCTGTTCGCAGATCTGGACCGGATCGCCGCGACGGACGTCACGCTGCTGATCGAGGGCGAGACCGGCACGGGCAAGGACCTGGTGGCGGAGGCGGTGCACGCCGAGTCGAGCCGTGGCGGCGCGCCTTTCGTGGTCTTCGATTGCGGCGCGGTAGCCTCGAGCGTGATCGAGAGCGAACTGTTCGGTCACGAACGAGGGGCCTTCACCGGCGCTCATGGAACCCACGTGGGCGTGTTCGAGCAGGCTGCGGGGGGCACACTCTTCCTGGACGAGATCGGTGAGCTGCCCCTGGAACTGCAACCGAAGCTGTTGCGCGTGCTGGAGAAGCGCGAGATCCGTCGTGTGGGTGGCCGCGCCACGATCGGCGTGGACGTTCGCATCATCGCGGCGACCAACCGCAACCTGCGGGCGGAAGTGGAGAAGGGAAGCTTCCGGCAGGATCTGTACTTTCGGTTGGCTCAGGGACACGTGGCCGTGCCGCCGCTGCGGGATCGCATGGAAGATCTCGAGCTACTGGTGGAGCACTTCTTGGGCATGGAGCGCCCACCGAAGCAGCTCGTGGACGTGCAGCCCGACGTCTGGGAGATGTTTCGTGCTCACCGCTGGCCGGGAAACGTGCGCGAACTGAAGAACGCGGTGCAGCGCCTGACCATCATGCCGGAGCGTCCCCTGGCGGCGGCGGTGGTATCCGAGGCGCCAATGACGCGCACCAAGTGGGTGGACGAGGACAGCGCGATGCCGCTGCGTTTGGCCCGTCGTCAGGCGAGCGACGACTTCGAGCGCGAGTACCTGGAGCAAATCTTGGCTCGCACCGAAGGCAACGTGACGCGCGCCGCGGCGATTGCGGAAGTGTCGCGGCAGATGATGCAGAAGCTCATGCGCAAGCACGGTCTCGGCGAAGGCCGCTGA
- a CDS encoding IgGFc-binding protein, with product MRSTAVGFFGLALATWLWAPRAGAQACPAGNTCFYVPPTMVHAGGPDAYDNELWLSIPSGSATGTYSVDGASGVAFNVTSAAAVKVPLGAATMSSGVNVPEARGIFVVSSRDDLLVEHKELRLVSGNYTEGYSVTAPRHTVALGSRFRLGGFRMVQASPLGSVAATAQWAMITAPTAATVTLTAPPGATLPYWSGSTSATHSVTLAAGESVSVSANASLDGALLTANAPVAVASGGRGWLSPCGDNGADVLVPASQYGTQWAVLPPSGGPAGAGVAVIADVDATEVRVNGTAVATLNAGEAHFITPASPTLIQTNAPALVWMNGAFNSCELDTAVIPPLQLPTAPLTIAFNASFAAQAVVVIGTAAAASLQLDSAAAVPASTSTLPGKADTTVVVLNLSAGLHTVSATSGFQLMAAYSGAGAGVLAYFGPFTSCTTTASCADVGPCFVEQCVAGGCTATPVPAGTAGDCASGLVCDAAGACVAPSDAGPTDAGPTDAGTDAGDAAPPDASSGGAGAVAGAGTGGTAGSAAGGTDGGGAPSGGKGNSGADSGDDGGCGCRVPNDGGNPRATWLLLLAFAVAAARRKR from the coding sequence ATGCGTTCGACTGCAGTGGGTTTCTTCGGGTTGGCTTTGGCTACGTGGCTCTGGGCACCTCGCGCGGGAGCGCAAGCCTGCCCGGCCGGGAACACGTGCTTCTACGTTCCACCGACGATGGTCCACGCCGGTGGGCCAGACGCCTATGACAACGAGCTTTGGCTCTCCATTCCGAGCGGAAGCGCGACGGGGACCTACAGCGTCGATGGTGCCTCTGGCGTGGCGTTCAACGTGACTAGCGCGGCCGCGGTGAAGGTCCCGCTAGGGGCGGCGACCATGTCGAGCGGTGTGAACGTACCCGAGGCTCGCGGCATCTTCGTCGTTTCGTCGCGGGACGACCTTCTCGTCGAGCACAAGGAACTGCGTCTCGTGAGCGGCAACTACACCGAGGGATACTCGGTGACGGCGCCGCGTCACACGGTTGCACTCGGCTCGCGCTTCCGCCTCGGCGGCTTTCGCATGGTCCAAGCGTCGCCGCTCGGCAGCGTCGCTGCAACGGCTCAGTGGGCGATGATCACAGCGCCCACGGCTGCAACGGTGACCCTCACGGCGCCTCCGGGCGCGACGCTCCCATACTGGTCGGGCTCCACGAGCGCGACGCACTCCGTGACGCTCGCTGCGGGTGAGAGCGTTTCCGTTTCGGCGAACGCGTCCCTCGACGGCGCGCTGCTCACCGCGAACGCCCCGGTTGCCGTGGCGTCGGGCGGACGCGGATGGCTCTCGCCCTGTGGGGACAACGGCGCCGACGTCCTCGTGCCGGCATCGCAGTACGGCACGCAGTGGGCCGTGCTTCCACCCTCTGGCGGCCCTGCGGGGGCCGGCGTAGCGGTGATCGCTGACGTCGACGCAACCGAGGTTCGCGTCAATGGCACCGCGGTGGCGACGCTCAACGCGGGCGAAGCTCACTTCATCACGCCAGCGAGCCCGACGCTCATTCAAACCAACGCGCCGGCCTTGGTCTGGATGAACGGTGCCTTCAACAGCTGCGAACTGGACACCGCCGTGATCCCGCCACTTCAGCTACCGACGGCGCCGCTGACGATCGCCTTCAACGCTTCATTCGCTGCGCAAGCAGTCGTCGTGATCGGCACGGCCGCAGCGGCAAGTCTGCAGTTGGACAGTGCAGCAGCGGTACCTGCGTCGACGTCCACGTTGCCGGGAAAGGCGGACACCACTGTCGTCGTCCTGAATCTCTCTGCGGGCCTGCACACGGTCAGCGCGACCAGCGGATTCCAGCTCATGGCCGCCTACTCGGGTGCAGGTGCAGGCGTGCTCGCGTACTTCGGTCCTTTCACCTCATGCACCACCACGGCTTCCTGCGCCGACGTGGGCCCGTGTTTCGTAGAGCAGTGCGTGGCTGGTGGCTGCACCGCTACCCCGGTGCCCGCGGGCACTGCCGGAGATTGCGCTTCCGGTCTAGTCTGCGACGCTGCTGGTGCGTGTGTGGCGCCCAGCGACGCGGGGCCAACCGACGCGGGGCCAACCGACGCGGGGACTGACGCCGGAGACGCAGCTCCGCCGGATGCCAGCAGCGGTGGCGCGGGTGCTGTCGCTGGCGCGGGCACTGGCGGCACCGCGGGCAGCGCCGCGGGCGGAACCGACGGAGGCGGCGCGCCGTCGGGGGGGAAGGGCAACTCAGGCGCGGATTCGGGCGATGACGGTGGCTGCGGCTGCAGGGTTCCCAATGACGGCGGCAACCCTCGCGCCACGTGGCTCTTGCTCCTCGCATTTGCGGTCGCCGCCGCGCGCCGCAAGCGGTGA
- a CDS encoding thrombospondin type 3 repeat-containing protein, with the protein MARLEILASLPVVLGSILLGCGPGNPDDEMLGQAQEAVSAPLGKAYCTIPVTGKGTKSMEDDYLPHVITCENGGANLEALKAQAIAARSVAYYAMATKGSICDGQGCQVYTCGAAPSAKAIQAVKETAGMYLSHTGYLTYGFYVAGDSKVSTPSCVGNNANSSTEHYVTYNEGKSGAGVKMTTLGYIPPGQSVYGQNRGCMGQWAARCLENGKGYGYKKILQFFYGADIQILTATGSCVNPPAPTDKDGDGVADAQDNCPAVKNANQLDTDKDGAGDACDSDDDADGVNDGSDNCPLAKNAGQLDTDGDGKGDACDGDDDNDGVADADDNCPKVANANQSDADNDGVGDACEGDSDGDGILDDVDVCPDVADVEQVDTDGDGDGDACDDDDDNDSVLDADDNCPTVANLDQTDSDEDGVGDACEGLVGAGGAGGGAGNAGAGSAGTKQKTSLQSSGSEGGCSMTSSAPAGGALWLFALAGLVLARRRSRGAQSEG; encoded by the coding sequence ATGGCACGGCTCGAGATACTCGCTTCGCTCCCGGTTGTTCTTGGATCGATCTTGCTGGGCTGTGGGCCTGGCAATCCCGACGACGAAATGTTGGGGCAAGCGCAGGAAGCCGTGTCGGCGCCTCTGGGCAAAGCCTATTGCACCATTCCCGTCACCGGCAAAGGCACCAAGAGCATGGAGGACGACTACCTTCCGCACGTGATCACGTGTGAGAACGGTGGCGCGAACCTCGAAGCGCTCAAGGCGCAAGCCATCGCCGCGCGTTCTGTCGCCTACTACGCCATGGCGACCAAAGGCAGCATCTGCGACGGTCAAGGCTGCCAGGTGTACACCTGCGGCGCGGCGCCCTCGGCGAAGGCGATTCAGGCCGTCAAAGAGACCGCAGGCATGTACCTGTCGCACACCGGATACCTGACCTACGGTTTCTACGTGGCTGGCGACTCCAAGGTCTCCACGCCGAGTTGCGTGGGCAACAATGCCAACTCGTCGACGGAGCACTACGTCACCTACAACGAGGGCAAGAGCGGTGCTGGCGTGAAGATGACGACGCTGGGCTACATTCCGCCGGGTCAGTCCGTCTACGGACAGAATCGTGGCTGCATGGGGCAATGGGCGGCGCGCTGCCTGGAGAATGGCAAGGGCTACGGCTACAAGAAGATCCTCCAGTTCTTCTACGGCGCCGACATCCAGATCCTGACTGCGACAGGCAGCTGCGTGAATCCGCCCGCCCCGACGGACAAGGATGGCGACGGCGTCGCTGACGCGCAGGACAACTGTCCCGCCGTCAAGAACGCCAACCAGCTCGACACGGACAAGGACGGCGCTGGCGACGCCTGTGACAGCGACGACGACGCTGATGGCGTGAACGACGGCAGCGACAACTGCCCCCTCGCCAAGAACGCGGGACAGCTGGACACCGACGGCGACGGCAAGGGCGACGCCTGCGACGGCGACGACGACAATGACGGTGTGGCCGACGCGGACGACAACTGTCCCAAGGTCGCCAACGCGAATCAGAGCGACGCGGACAATGACGGCGTGGGTGATGCCTGCGAAGGTGACTCTGACGGCGACGGCATCCTGGACGATGTCGACGTGTGCCCGGACGTAGCCGACGTCGAGCAGGTCGACACCGATGGCGACGGCGATGGCGACGCTTGTGACGACGACGACGACAACGACAGCGTGCTCGACGCCGACGACAACTGTCCGACCGTGGCCAATCTGGACCAAACGGACAGCGACGAGGACGGCGTCGGCGACGCTTGCGAAGGCTTGGTCGGTGCTGGTGGTGCCGGTGGTGGCGCCGGCAATGCTGGGGCGGGGAGCGCGGGCACGAAGCAGAAGACGTCGTTGCAGAGCTCCGGCTCCGAGGGTGGCTGCAGCATGACGTCGAGCGCACCCGCGGGGGGCGCACTGTGGCTCTTTGCGCTAGCGGGACTCGTGCTGGCTCGCCGCCGTTCGCGCGGCGCCCAATCTGAGGGATAA
- a CDS encoding thrombospondin type 3 repeat-containing protein encodes MRKLSALLPSLAMASLVVAAGCVAPVDTAQEVDAPEPEDVGSVTLPLGSTVLQASQSSCTTTSVKGLSEQIVAQMNCISPNAMAQVPKRPNLTFGSAAFPFMQSPAKDALVKALDANPSKSMTVNSMFRTVAQQYLLYRWGQLGKCGIGLAATPGNSNHESGLALDTSQYSTWKTPLTSQGFKWFGSADTVHFDYVGGGAKNLKGTDVLAFQMLWNLNNPGDKIGEDGDYGPQTEDRLKKSPADGFPKDPVCGTPSNPDADGDGVADASDNCPNNPNANQLDLDKDGAGDVCDADDDADGVDDTADNCPFVANSDQADSNGNGVGDACETDSDGDGVPNDVDVCPDVYDPEQTDTDGNGVGDACEGSGWGGGAGLGAGGASTGGNSGGSQGTQLRSGDSGGCGMARHPRDGRAGWVLAALLALLWRKRSPGRQRRGD; translated from the coding sequence ATGAGAAAGCTGTCCGCCCTTCTGCCTTCCCTGGCCATGGCATCTCTGGTCGTCGCGGCCGGCTGCGTGGCGCCCGTGGACACGGCTCAGGAGGTGGACGCGCCCGAACCCGAAGACGTGGGCAGCGTCACCCTGCCCCTGGGCAGCACCGTGCTGCAGGCGTCGCAATCGAGTTGCACGACGACGAGCGTGAAGGGGCTTTCCGAGCAGATCGTTGCGCAGATGAACTGCATCAGTCCGAACGCCATGGCGCAGGTACCCAAGCGGCCGAACCTGACTTTCGGAAGCGCAGCCTTTCCCTTCATGCAGTCGCCAGCGAAGGACGCCCTGGTCAAAGCGCTGGATGCCAATCCCAGCAAGAGCATGACCGTCAACTCCATGTTCCGCACGGTGGCGCAGCAGTACTTGCTCTATCGTTGGGGCCAGCTGGGCAAGTGCGGCATCGGCTTGGCAGCCACGCCGGGCAATTCGAATCACGAGTCGGGTCTGGCCTTGGACACGAGCCAGTACTCCACTTGGAAGACCCCGCTGACGTCCCAGGGCTTCAAATGGTTCGGCAGCGCCGACACCGTTCACTTCGACTACGTGGGCGGCGGCGCGAAGAATCTGAAGGGCACGGACGTGCTGGCCTTCCAGATGCTGTGGAACCTCAACAACCCCGGCGACAAGATCGGCGAAGATGGCGACTACGGTCCGCAGACCGAGGACCGCCTCAAGAAGTCCCCTGCCGACGGCTTCCCGAAGGATCCAGTGTGTGGCACGCCTTCGAACCCCGACGCGGATGGCGATGGCGTCGCGGATGCATCCGACAACTGCCCCAACAATCCCAACGCCAATCAGCTGGATCTGGACAAGGACGGCGCCGGCGACGTTTGCGATGCGGATGACGATGCCGATGGTGTCGACGACACGGCCGACAACTGCCCCTTCGTGGCCAACAGCGACCAGGCTGACAGCAACGGTAATGGGGTAGGCGATGCGTGCGAGACCGACAGCGACGGCGACGGCGTCCCCAATGACGTGGACGTGTGCCCCGACGTGTACGACCCCGAACAAACCGATACCGACGGCAACGGCGTGGGCGATGCTTGCGAAGGTTCCGGCTGGGGCGGCGGCGCCGGACTTGGTGCAGGGGGTGCATCGACGGGTGGAAACAGCGGAGGCTCCCAAGGGACGCAGTTGCGCAGCGGCGACTCCGGGGGGTGTGGGATGGCGCGCCATCCGCGTGACGGGCGTGCGGGGTGGGTTCTGGCTGCGCTCCTCGCGCTTCTGTGGCGTAAGCGTAGTCCCGGTCGTCAGCGACGCGGCGATTGA
- the cobA gene encoding uroporphyrinogen-III C-methyltransferase, which translates to MAVGKVWLVGAGPGDPGLITVRGLEALRSADAVLYDALAHPALLDECPQADKRNVGKCYGGASATQEAICAQLIELARSGKTVVRLKGGDPLLFARGAEEAEVLRAAEIPFEIVPGVPSPTAAAAYAGISLTHRELSSSTTFITGSDRAGKEWSPEAWKKLATATDTICVLMGMRRIEEITQAIIDGGRAASTPAAVIQWGTRPEQRVLVATLGDIAARARAEGLSNPAIIVVGEVVRLRETLRWFDNRPLFGKRILIPRPPHQAGATAEAIRERSAEPIAFPVIEIMDPPDPQPLRDAIARLADYAWVLFTSANGVDRFFAALHDAGRDARALGNARVGVIGPKTGHALSKYGVRPDSVAKEFVGESLAQELLAASGRGKVLVPRALSARETMPQMLRDAGFEVDVVPAYETKPVSERGAELAALLTAGAVDVILFTSGSTVASTCELLGDDAAELLSRVVIASIGPITSDAARARGLSPTVTAQVFTVDGLLDALEAHYSGAN; encoded by the coding sequence ATGGCTGTCGGCAAGGTTTGGCTCGTGGGCGCGGGTCCGGGGGATCCGGGGCTCATCACCGTGCGTGGGCTCGAGGCGCTGCGTAGCGCGGACGCCGTGCTGTATGACGCGCTCGCGCATCCCGCGCTGCTCGACGAGTGTCCGCAAGCGGACAAGCGCAACGTAGGCAAGTGCTACGGCGGTGCGAGCGCGACCCAAGAGGCGATCTGCGCGCAGCTGATTGAGCTGGCGCGATCCGGAAAGACCGTCGTGCGCCTGAAGGGCGGTGATCCGTTGTTGTTCGCGCGCGGCGCGGAAGAAGCGGAGGTGCTGAGGGCGGCGGAGATCCCCTTCGAGATCGTCCCGGGCGTGCCGTCACCAACGGCTGCGGCGGCCTATGCCGGGATCTCGCTGACGCATCGCGAGCTGTCGTCGAGCACCACCTTCATCACCGGCAGCGACCGCGCCGGCAAAGAGTGGTCGCCGGAAGCGTGGAAGAAGCTGGCGACGGCGACGGATACCATCTGCGTGCTGATGGGTATGCGTAGAATCGAAGAGATCACGCAGGCCATCATCGACGGCGGACGTGCAGCGTCGACGCCGGCTGCGGTGATCCAGTGGGGAACGCGGCCGGAGCAGCGCGTACTGGTGGCCACCCTGGGGGACATCGCGGCGCGGGCACGGGCGGAGGGGCTCAGCAATCCCGCCATCATCGTCGTGGGCGAAGTCGTTCGGTTGCGCGAGACACTGCGTTGGTTCGACAACCGTCCGCTCTTTGGCAAGCGCATCTTGATCCCGCGCCCACCGCATCAGGCGGGGGCTACTGCGGAGGCGATTCGCGAGCGCAGCGCCGAGCCGATCGCCTTTCCGGTGATCGAGATCATGGATCCGCCCGATCCGCAGCCCTTGCGTGATGCGATCGCGCGCTTGGCGGACTACGCTTGGGTGCTCTTCACCAGCGCGAACGGAGTGGATCGCTTCTTCGCTGCACTGCACGACGCGGGGCGGGATGCGCGGGCGCTGGGCAACGCGCGCGTCGGCGTGATCGGACCCAAGACGGGGCACGCGTTGAGCAAGTACGGTGTGCGCCCCGATTCCGTTGCCAAGGAGTTCGTGGGGGAGAGCTTGGCGCAAGAGCTACTCGCGGCGTCGGGTCGCGGCAAGGTGCTGGTGCCGCGGGCGCTCAGTGCACGTGAGACGATGCCACAGATGCTGCGCGACGCGGGCTTCGAGGTGGACGTGGTGCCGGCTTACGAAACGAAGCCTGTGAGCGAGCGTGGCGCAGAGCTGGCGGCGCTACTGACGGCAGGCGCCGTCGACGTGATCTTGTTCACGTCGGGTTCCACTGTCGCGTCGACCTGCGAGCTGCTGGGCGACGACGCGGCGGAGCTGCTGTCGCGAGTCGTCATTGCCAGCATCGGTCCCATCACCAGTGACGCTGCACGCGCTCGGGGCCTTTCCCCGACGGTTACCGCGCAGGTGTTCACGGTGGATGGCTTGTTGGACGCGCTCGAAGCCCACTACTCGGGTGCCAACTAG
- a CDS encoding Uma2 family endonuclease, which translates to MHKLAAIAEEDLRPLRRVEYDKLVSLGAFDGERIELVYGVLRQMSPIGPPHTSSVGRITRLLVLALAKDALVLVQCPFAASDLSEPEPDFTVVPLADYQDDHPHEAFLVVEVSQSSLRYDRGTKQRLYAEAGVPEYWIVNLVDRTLEVYAEPRDGSYCEVRILAPGERIAPRAFPHVEFGVDELLPPSRSAG; encoded by the coding sequence GTGCACAAGTTGGCTGCCATCGCTGAAGAGGACCTGCGCCCCTTGCGCCGGGTCGAGTACGACAAGCTCGTGTCCTTGGGTGCATTCGACGGCGAGCGCATCGAGCTGGTCTACGGGGTGCTGCGCCAGATGAGCCCGATCGGCCCGCCCCACACCTCTAGCGTCGGTCGCATCACACGATTGCTAGTGCTCGCACTTGCCAAAGACGCGCTGGTGTTGGTGCAGTGCCCCTTCGCCGCTTCGGACCTGTCCGAGCCGGAGCCCGATTTCACCGTCGTGCCGCTAGCGGACTACCAGGACGACCATCCGCACGAGGCGTTCTTGGTGGTCGAGGTGTCCCAGTCGTCGCTGCGCTACGATCGCGGCACCAAGCAGCGGCTCTACGCCGAGGCGGGCGTGCCCGAGTACTGGATCGTCAATCTGGTGGACCGCACGCTCGAGGTCTACGCCGAGCCTCGCGATGGATCGTATTGCGAAGTCCGCATCCTCGCCCCGGGGGAGCGCATCGCTCCGCGCGCCTTTCCCCACGTGGAGTTCGGCGTGGACGAGCTGCTGCCGCCTTCGCGCTCCGCCGGCTGA